The following proteins are encoded in a genomic region of Sorangiineae bacterium MSr12523:
- a CDS encoding amidase family protein, whose translation MTELWRLPATELVHRIRSREVSAREAADAALERLDAVNPKIHAIVAHRPEWVRAQASKVDEALARGEDPGPLAGVPVTVKINVDQAGFATTNGTRLQENLIANANSPVVDNLVRAGAVLLGSSNSPTFALRWFTSNQVHGKTLNPRNPSITPGGSTGGGAAAVTAGIGHIALGTDIGGSLRYPAYACGVHGLRPSFGRVPAFNASSPERPIGPQLMSAAGPIARTVDDLRVALAAMSAPDPRDPWWVPAPLEGPELPSRAAICLRPGGLQIAPEVEAALRDAGRRLVDAGWTVEEIEDTPLIRDAAEVQERLWLGDGFAAFADAVARDGDPAALAVVAAVRAKVAAMPADAVSGSLVRRTTLARQWRLFLTRYPVLLLPVSGELPFPDDLDLKGEEGFRRVWEAQLTMRALPAVGLPGLTVSTGMVGSIPVGVQIVAAHFREDLLFRAGKAIEAGGTPVSPVDPA comes from the coding sequence GTGACTGAACTCTGGCGTTTGCCTGCAACCGAACTTGTCCATCGCATTCGCAGCCGCGAAGTTTCCGCTCGGGAGGCGGCGGATGCGGCGCTCGAGCGATTGGACGCGGTCAATCCGAAAATTCATGCCATCGTCGCGCATCGTCCGGAGTGGGTCCGGGCCCAGGCAAGCAAGGTGGACGAGGCACTGGCCCGAGGCGAGGATCCCGGTCCTCTCGCGGGCGTCCCGGTGACCGTGAAGATCAATGTGGATCAAGCGGGCTTCGCCACCACGAACGGCACGCGGCTGCAGGAAAACCTGATCGCGAATGCGAACAGTCCGGTGGTCGACAACCTCGTTCGAGCCGGCGCCGTGCTGCTCGGCAGCAGCAATTCGCCAACGTTCGCCTTGCGCTGGTTCACCAGCAATCAAGTCCATGGCAAGACACTCAATCCACGCAATCCGTCGATCACCCCGGGAGGGTCGACGGGAGGCGGGGCTGCCGCGGTGACGGCAGGCATTGGGCACATCGCCCTCGGTACCGACATCGGGGGTTCGCTTCGTTACCCGGCATATGCGTGCGGCGTCCATGGGCTGCGCCCATCCTTCGGCCGCGTCCCTGCCTTCAATGCCTCTTCGCCCGAGCGCCCGATTGGCCCGCAGCTGATGTCCGCCGCCGGTCCCATCGCGCGCACGGTGGACGATCTGCGTGTCGCGCTCGCTGCGATGTCGGCCCCCGATCCCCGTGATCCATGGTGGGTGCCTGCGCCCTTGGAGGGGCCGGAGCTTCCATCCCGCGCGGCGATCTGTCTGCGGCCGGGAGGATTGCAGATTGCTCCGGAGGTCGAGGCGGCGCTGAGAGACGCGGGGCGTCGTCTGGTCGACGCGGGTTGGACGGTCGAGGAGATCGAGGACACGCCCTTGATTCGCGATGCGGCCGAAGTGCAGGAACGACTCTGGCTGGGCGATGGCTTTGCGGCATTCGCCGACGCCGTAGCGCGTGACGGCGATCCCGCTGCGCTCGCCGTGGTCGCGGCTGTCCGCGCGAAGGTCGCGGCCATGCCCGCCGACGCCGTCTCCGGTTCCTTGGTGCGGCGAACCACGTTGGCGCGTCAATGGCGATTGTTCCTGACCCGATATCCGGTTTTGTTGCTTCCGGTTTCGGGGGAGTTGCCATTCCCCGACGACCTTGACCTGAAAGGCGAGGAAGGTTTTCGTCGCGTGTGGGAGGCCCAGCTCACGATGAGGGCCTTACCGGCGGTGGGCTTGCCGGGTCTTACCGTATCGACGGGCATGGTCGGTTCCATTCCGGTCGGCGTACAGATCGTCGCCGCCCATTTCCGCGAAGATCTGTTGTTCCGTGCGGGCAAGGCCATCGAGGCGGGAGGCACGCCGGTCTCTCCGGTCGATCCTGCATGA
- a CDS encoding SDR family oxidoreductase, whose protein sequence is MSDLSQEELARTIAILESLVENRIQLASIPQEQRVALLTAAGRLSRPHRHETVKLSKAFRRIQRKANRAADRDARDATEIRAARRADVFSAPPRLPPGASSTPPRELNTPRNCYVCKAEFTRLHFFYDSMCEACAELNYEKRHQTAVLDGRVALITGARVKIGYQAALKMLRAGARVIVTTRFPHDAAKRYASEPDYAKFADRLQIHGLDLRHCPSVELFARYLEQTCPRLDFLVNNAAQTVRRPANYYAHLLEHEIRAHHDLAPEMRKLLRGHEACKSAMSVSVSNVARSESRSSGPGVLTMLGQQGTVSGGLAIWNDGAPGVGIRSSALLSQMPCTYEDGITSTELFPTGAMDADLQQVDLRATNSWRATLAEVLTAELLEVNLINAVAPFILCSKLKPLMMREPTGDRHIVNVTAMEGIFSRHTKTDKHPHTNMAKAALNMMTLTSAPDYAKGGIFMNAVDTGWVTDEDPAHISQRKQEMHDFQPPLDIVDGAARICDPFFSDLNTGVRVYGKFLKDYRPAPW, encoded by the coding sequence ATGTCCGATCTTTCCCAGGAAGAGCTCGCTCGTACGATTGCGATTCTGGAGTCGCTCGTCGAAAACCGGATTCAACTCGCTTCCATTCCGCAGGAGCAGCGCGTGGCGTTGCTCACGGCAGCGGGGCGGCTCTCGAGGCCGCATCGCCACGAAACGGTGAAGCTCTCGAAGGCGTTTCGGCGCATCCAGCGAAAGGCCAACCGGGCCGCCGACCGCGATGCCCGCGATGCCACCGAGATTCGTGCGGCGCGCCGGGCGGACGTCTTTTCGGCGCCGCCACGGCTTCCGCCGGGCGCTTCCTCCACACCGCCGCGCGAGCTGAACACGCCGCGCAATTGCTACGTGTGCAAGGCCGAGTTCACGCGTTTGCACTTCTTCTACGATTCGATGTGCGAGGCCTGCGCGGAGCTCAATTACGAGAAGCGGCATCAAACGGCGGTACTCGACGGGCGCGTGGCGCTCATCACCGGTGCGCGCGTGAAGATTGGATACCAAGCCGCCTTGAAGATGCTTCGCGCAGGTGCACGCGTGATCGTCACCACGCGCTTTCCGCACGATGCGGCGAAGCGTTATGCCAGCGAGCCGGATTATGCGAAATTCGCCGACCGGCTCCAGATTCATGGTTTGGATCTGCGCCATTGCCCGAGCGTCGAGCTTTTTGCGCGCTACTTGGAGCAGACGTGCCCGCGGCTCGACTTTCTGGTGAACAATGCTGCCCAAACCGTGCGACGGCCGGCGAATTACTATGCGCACTTGCTCGAGCACGAGATCCGCGCACACCACGATCTGGCGCCGGAAATGCGCAAGCTTCTTCGAGGTCACGAAGCCTGCAAGAGCGCCATGAGTGTGTCCGTGTCGAATGTCGCCCGCAGTGAATCACGGAGCTCCGGACCGGGCGTACTCACGATGCTCGGCCAGCAAGGTACGGTTTCGGGCGGCCTGGCCATTTGGAACGATGGTGCGCCGGGCGTGGGCATTCGCTCGTCGGCCCTGCTGTCTCAAATGCCGTGCACCTACGAGGACGGGATCACGTCGACCGAGCTTTTTCCGACTGGGGCGATGGACGCGGATCTTCAGCAGGTCGATTTGCGTGCAACCAACAGCTGGCGCGCGACCCTGGCGGAGGTTTTGACCGCCGAGCTGCTGGAGGTGAACCTCATCAACGCGGTCGCGCCGTTCATTCTGTGCAGCAAACTCAAGCCGCTGATGATGCGTGAACCCACGGGTGACCGTCACATCGTGAACGTGACCGCCATGGAAGGCATTTTTTCGCGCCACACCAAGACGGACAAACATCCGCATACGAACATGGCCAAGGCGGCGCTCAACATGATGACCCTCACCTCGGCGCCAGATTATGCCAAGGGCGGCATCTTCATGAACGCGGTGGACACCGGTTGGGTGACCGACGAGGACCCCGCTCACATCTCGCAGCGAAAACAAGAGATGCACGATTTCCAGCCGCCGCTGGACATCGTGGACGGTGCCGCGCGCATCTGCGATCCCTTCTTTTCCGATTTGAATACCGGCGTTCGGGTATATGGCAAATTTCTGAAGGACTATCGCCCCGCGCCCTGGTGA
- a CDS encoding zinc-binding dehydrogenase, whose protein sequence is MKAAVATRVGAPEVLEVREVPRPAAREGWTLVQVKAFGLNRSELMTRLGHSPSVQFPRVLGIECVGVVADTRDPDIAVGTTVAAVMGEMGRAFDGGYAEYALLPTSLLIPLRTKLDWPLLAALPETFLTAHGSLEALDIREGRKHLLIRGGTSSLGLAALAIAKRRFGLTVAATTRNPNKLAALREAGADHALLDRDDVAQRTFEVFPEGADYVLELVGANTAVESLRLVRRGGVVCATGHLSGIWTIPNFQPVGMIPSGVKLTAFHSDDIRGAAGAAILQDIVSDVEAGRYRPHLDRVFSLDQIVEAHRYMEENRATGKIVGVPNQ, encoded by the coding sequence ATGAAAGCAGCAGTTGCGACGCGTGTGGGCGCGCCGGAGGTGCTCGAGGTGCGCGAGGTTCCACGCCCGGCTGCACGTGAGGGCTGGACGCTGGTGCAGGTGAAGGCCTTTGGCCTGAACCGCTCGGAGCTGATGACCCGGCTGGGGCACTCGCCGAGCGTGCAATTTCCGCGGGTGCTCGGCATCGAGTGCGTCGGCGTGGTGGCGGACACACGCGATCCGGATATCGCGGTGGGCACCACGGTGGCTGCGGTGATGGGGGAAATGGGGCGCGCCTTCGACGGCGGCTATGCCGAATATGCGCTTTTGCCGACGTCGCTGCTCATCCCGCTCCGGACCAAGCTGGATTGGCCGCTGCTCGCCGCGTTGCCCGAGACGTTCCTCACGGCGCACGGTTCGCTGGAAGCACTGGACATCCGCGAGGGTCGCAAACATTTGCTCATTCGGGGCGGCACGTCGTCGTTGGGGCTGGCCGCGCTCGCGATCGCGAAGCGTCGCTTCGGGCTCACGGTCGCCGCAACGACCCGCAATCCGAACAAGTTGGCCGCGCTTCGAGAGGCTGGGGCCGACCACGCGCTCCTGGATCGCGACGACGTTGCCCAGAGAACATTCGAAGTGTTCCCCGAGGGCGCCGACTACGTCTTGGAGCTGGTCGGGGCGAATACCGCAGTGGAGTCACTCCGCCTCGTGCGCCGCGGGGGCGTGGTGTGCGCGACCGGGCACTTGAGTGGTATTTGGACGATTCCGAACTTCCAGCCGGTGGGAATGATCCCCTCCGGCGTGAAGCTCACCGCATTCCATAGCGACGATATCCGAGGCGCCGCGGGTGCGGCCATCTTGCAGGACATCGTGTCGGACGTGGAGGCGGGGCGATACCGCCCGCACCTCGATCGGGTATTTTCCCTCGATCAAATCGTGGAAGCGCACCGGTACATGGAAGAAAATCGCGCCACCGGCAAGATCGTGGGCGTGCCGAATCAATAG
- a CDS encoding LysR family transcriptional regulator, protein MLLIGSPPLDVRDLQVVLAIASAGSTAAASPTLNLTQSAVSRALSLAEERLGAPIFERTGRGLTPTPAGQRLIAGARPVLAQLAELVESARALAVAPTRLRIVCECYTAYRWLPSVLRRLHESYPKVDVTLAIEHTHDPVAALVAGEVDMALLTMARVRGRLRELPLFSDEVVFVVAASHPLAAQRSITARDLCEHLLISSHTPEAETRWFMTRLFGRRRPKLDFLRLPLTEAIVDAARAGMGIAVLSEWIASGYLDRTDLVAKRLSSAPLRRPWRLAFRDEVAGAAQRLASALERAAPHMYKGDARTRRTGDAALIRY, encoded by the coding sequence GTGTTGCTCATAGGTTCCCCTCCCCTCGACGTGCGCGATCTCCAGGTCGTCCTCGCAATCGCCTCGGCGGGAAGCACGGCGGCGGCAAGTCCGACACTGAATTTGACGCAGTCGGCGGTGAGCCGCGCACTCTCGCTTGCCGAGGAGAGACTCGGTGCGCCCATCTTCGAACGTACGGGGCGCGGGCTCACGCCGACACCCGCAGGCCAACGGCTCATTGCGGGCGCGAGACCCGTTCTGGCGCAGCTTGCCGAGCTCGTGGAGTCTGCGCGTGCGCTCGCCGTCGCGCCCACGCGACTTCGCATCGTGTGCGAGTGTTACACGGCGTATCGTTGGCTGCCTTCGGTGCTCCGGCGGCTGCACGAGTCGTATCCAAAGGTCGACGTGACGCTCGCCATCGAGCACACGCACGATCCGGTTGCAGCGCTCGTGGCCGGCGAGGTCGACATGGCGTTGCTCACGATGGCGCGCGTGCGGGGTCGCTTGCGCGAGCTGCCGCTGTTCTCCGACGAGGTGGTGTTCGTCGTGGCAGCTTCGCATCCTCTCGCGGCGCAGCGATCGATCACCGCGCGAGATCTTTGCGAGCATCTTCTCATCTCCTCGCACACGCCAGAGGCGGAGACGAGATGGTTCATGACGCGGCTATTCGGACGAAGGCGCCCGAAACTCGATTTTCTCCGGCTCCCGTTGACCGAGGCCATCGTCGATGCGGCCCGAGCGGGAATGGGAATCGCCGTTCTGTCCGAATGGATTGCGAGCGGCTACCTCGACAGAACCGACTTGGTTGCCAAGAGACTCTCATCGGCGCCGCTGCGTCGACCATGGAGGCTTGCATTCCGAGACGAGGTCGCGGGCGCAGCCCAGCGCCTTGCTTCGGCGCTCGAACGAGCTGCGCCACATATGTACAAGGGGGATGCGCGCACGCGCCGGACGGGTGACGCGGCGCTCATCCGCTATTGA
- a CDS encoding alpha/beta hydrolase, translated as MHTHEAALKYVHANGLRFAYLEQGQGPLVLFLHGFPDNARSYRPQLRAFASAGYRAVAPFLRGYAPTSIPEDGVFDPIALGKDLEALIAALSDDGRALVAGMDWGGTSILTALATAPSSIKAAVVMNTAHPITFQSIRKDPEAVRALFHFYFFQLEGIEAFVNIDDLPFVDYLWKLWSPALQDEDHLRSVKETLRSPGTMAAALEYYRALFNSSRERRLPMNEMTTPTLTIYGSNDPTARHSSKEAPFFKGPYKRVIIPGVGHFPHREHVAEVTRLMMDWFSAHGTASVA; from the coding sequence ATGCACACTCATGAAGCGGCGTTGAAGTACGTCCACGCAAACGGGCTACGGTTTGCTTACCTCGAGCAGGGACAAGGGCCGCTCGTCTTGTTTCTGCACGGCTTCCCGGACAACGCCCGGTCCTATCGGCCGCAGCTCCGCGCCTTCGCGTCGGCCGGGTACCGCGCGGTTGCACCATTTTTGCGGGGCTATGCGCCGACCTCGATTCCGGAAGATGGAGTCTTCGACCCGATCGCGCTGGGCAAGGATCTCGAGGCGCTCATCGCGGCGCTGAGTGACGATGGACGCGCGTTGGTCGCCGGCATGGACTGGGGCGGAACGTCGATCCTGACCGCGTTGGCGACGGCCCCATCGAGCATCAAGGCCGCCGTCGTCATGAACACGGCCCACCCGATCACATTTCAAAGCATCCGAAAAGATCCCGAAGCCGTTCGCGCGCTCTTTCATTTCTACTTCTTCCAACTCGAAGGCATCGAAGCCTTCGTAAATATCGACGATCTGCCCTTCGTCGACTACCTCTGGAAACTATGGTCGCCGGCGCTCCAAGACGAGGACCACCTTCGCTCCGTCAAGGAGACCCTCCGCTCGCCCGGCACGATGGCGGCGGCGCTCGAATACTATCGCGCCTTGTTCAACTCATCGCGAGAACGGCGGCTGCCGATGAACGAAATGACAACTCCGACGCTGACGATTTATGGCAGCAACGATCCGACGGCGCGCCATTCCTCGAAAGAGGCACCCTTTTTCAAAGGACCTTACAAGAGGGTTATCATCCCCGGCGTGGGGCACTTTCCTCATCGGGAGCACGTGGCCGAGGTGACTCGCTTGATGATGGACTGGTTTAGCGCGCACGGGACTGCAAGCGTCGCCTGA
- a CDS encoding MFS transporter, whose product MRIHERTGSSFLSALTFALGLLPHALAGALSSRCHLPARRTLIGCELLAGGLIAGMAVPDLPVAMLLAATFLAGTFGSLFAVTRAASLPELVPAGLYPLAHSVLRMSSNSAQIASYAFGGLLLTKWSSGTILLIDAATFLISAIILYRGLPISEMPAGAARRPAASPAIHRDSWVALRKPELRALVLLGWLLPVVCVVPEALAVPYARGMNGTGWDVGVLLAALSAGSVVGEFWAGRTLGERARVTAIVPLGLMQLIPLLVYGMTPIVPIAAVALFVSGLGAGHRLGLDQRVLELTDPQTRGPVLAIATAGLMIAQGAAFAAAGALGDTFAPHWVVAGSAIAGIPCALLLMMASRSSRSS is encoded by the coding sequence GTGAGAATTCACGAGCGCACGGGCTCGTCGTTTCTCTCCGCGCTCACGTTCGCCCTCGGACTGTTGCCCCACGCGCTGGCGGGGGCGCTGTCGTCACGATGCCATCTACCGGCACGACGCACGTTGATCGGATGCGAGCTCCTGGCTGGAGGGCTGATCGCGGGCATGGCTGTGCCGGATCTCCCCGTCGCGATGCTGCTCGCCGCCACCTTTCTCGCGGGTACGTTCGGCTCGCTGTTTGCCGTGACGCGCGCGGCGAGCCTTCCGGAACTCGTGCCCGCCGGGCTCTATCCATTGGCCCATTCGGTACTTCGAATGTCTTCGAATTCCGCGCAGATTGCCAGCTATGCCTTTGGCGGCTTGCTTCTGACGAAATGGTCCAGCGGCACCATTCTGCTCATCGATGCCGCGACATTCTTGATCTCGGCGATCATCTTGTACCGTGGATTGCCTATATCCGAGATGCCCGCGGGAGCGGCGCGACGTCCGGCGGCATCGCCGGCAATCCATCGCGATTCATGGGTGGCTCTTCGCAAACCGGAATTGCGTGCTTTGGTCCTATTGGGATGGTTGCTCCCCGTCGTCTGTGTGGTGCCCGAGGCCTTGGCGGTTCCATATGCGCGAGGCATGAATGGAACGGGATGGGATGTCGGGGTTCTTCTCGCCGCACTGTCCGCGGGCTCGGTCGTGGGCGAATTCTGGGCGGGTCGCACGCTCGGCGAACGCGCGCGGGTCACCGCCATCGTGCCCCTCGGGCTGATGCAGCTGATTCCTTTGCTCGTATATGGGATGACGCCCATCGTCCCCATTGCGGCGGTTGCGCTCTTCGTCTCGGGCCTCGGTGCGGGCCATCGATTGGGCCTCGATCAACGCGTCCTCGAATTGACCGATCCGCAAACGCGCGGGCCGGTTCTCGCAATCGCCACCGCCGGATTGATGATCGCCCAAGGGGCGGCCTTTGCCGCAGCAGGGGCTCTCGGCGACACCTTCGCCCCTCACTGGGTCGTTGCAGGCAGCGCCATCGCCGGAATTCCCTGCGCGCTGCTTCTCATGATGGCTTCTCGCTCGAGCCGTTCTTCCTGA
- a CDS encoding protein kinase: MLKPGDTFERYTIEAPLGQGGMGCVYRAHDTRLGRRVALKVISDGPRDGQADADANARLLREARAAAAFDHPNIVSVFDVGEYEGTPFIVMELVLGRTLRDAVGDASAPTATRVAELADVARALDVAHKRGLVHRDIKPENVMVREDGVVKVLDFGIARRQGGSLGPHSETGMPALPTLTIEGVKMGTPFYMAPEQILGEPLDGRTDQFAWGVVAYELLAGRLPWRESDDAMAVMASVLMDRVDRAPLDQAAVPRAVQDVVLRALEKRPENRFSSMGDAAQALDAAMRAGDEPRSAEPRQARERLPQGATDAQRFSTSEVRDVLAKAIDQQAERQGSTKLSFEDLLSVAAEVGIDPDSLREATRALRASKQESSGTGDDFAKRRDAWFRQQRLNLYRHAGIYGIVNAGILVFGLVLLSFTPWWIWFLPLLGWGIGLAIHALVALTSSEEDFREHDEGMKWWRESQQRHLESPAKRRARVESSPGKVRIAPADTGRGRDAEEDEEAAAMWEGHEEQQRRR, encoded by the coding sequence ATGCTGAAGCCGGGCGACACATTCGAGCGCTACACGATCGAGGCGCCACTCGGGCAAGGCGGGATGGGCTGCGTCTACCGCGCCCATGACACCCGGCTGGGGAGGCGCGTGGCTCTCAAGGTGATCTCCGACGGCCCGCGCGATGGGCAAGCCGATGCCGATGCCAACGCTCGCCTCCTCCGCGAGGCTCGCGCTGCGGCCGCGTTCGACCACCCCAACATCGTCTCCGTCTTCGACGTCGGCGAGTACGAGGGAACGCCGTTCATCGTCATGGAGCTCGTCTTGGGTCGCACGCTGCGTGACGCTGTCGGAGATGCTTCCGCCCCGACGGCGACGCGTGTCGCGGAGCTTGCCGACGTGGCCCGGGCGCTCGACGTGGCGCACAAGCGCGGGCTCGTCCACCGCGACATCAAGCCCGAGAATGTGATGGTCCGCGAGGACGGGGTGGTGAAGGTGCTCGACTTCGGCATCGCACGCCGCCAGGGCGGTAGCCTGGGTCCTCACAGCGAAACCGGAATGCCCGCACTTCCGACGCTCACGATCGAGGGCGTCAAGATGGGTACCCCTTTCTACATGGCTCCCGAGCAAATCCTCGGCGAGCCGCTCGATGGTCGCACCGACCAATTCGCGTGGGGTGTCGTCGCGTACGAGCTACTCGCAGGGCGGCTTCCTTGGCGCGAATCGGATGATGCCATGGCCGTCATGGCGTCGGTGCTCATGGATCGTGTCGACCGCGCCCCGCTCGATCAGGCCGCAGTTCCGCGTGCCGTGCAGGACGTGGTTCTCCGAGCGCTGGAGAAGCGGCCCGAGAATCGCTTTTCCTCCATGGGTGATGCCGCGCAGGCCCTCGATGCCGCCATGCGTGCAGGCGACGAGCCCAGATCGGCGGAGCCCCGACAAGCCCGTGAGCGGCTGCCGCAGGGCGCGACCGACGCGCAGCGCTTCTCGACGAGCGAGGTCCGAGATGTGCTCGCCAAGGCCATCGATCAGCAGGCCGAGCGCCAGGGTTCGACCAAGCTTAGTTTCGAGGATCTGCTCTCCGTCGCGGCCGAGGTGGGTATCGATCCCGATTCCCTCCGGGAGGCCACCCGCGCGCTGCGCGCCAGCAAGCAGGAATCGAGTGGCACGGGCGACGACTTCGCAAAGAGGCGCGATGCCTGGTTCCGGCAGCAGCGGCTGAATCTCTATCGGCATGCGGGGATCTATGGGATCGTCAACGCGGGGATCCTGGTCTTCGGCCTCGTTCTTTTGAGCTTCACACCGTGGTGGATCTGGTTCTTGCCCCTGCTCGGCTGGGGCATCGGCCTGGCCATTCACGCGCTCGTCGCGCTGACAAGCAGCGAGGAAGACTTCCGGGAGCACGATGAGGGGATGAAGTGGTGGCGCGAGAGCCAGCAGCGCCATCTCGAGTCTCCCGCGAAGCGGCGAGCGAGGGTGGAGTCGTCACCTGGCAAGGTGCGGATTGCGCCGGCGGACACCGGGCGCGGGCGAGATGCCGAGGAGGACGAAGAAGCCGCGGCGATGTGGGAGGGTCACGAGGAGCAGCAACGGCGAAGGTAG
- a CDS encoding cytochrome P450 has protein sequence MDTVEKLSIPGPAGRRVLGNLFDFSSDPLTFLTHAAREHGDVVAIGSHNVLLTHPRDIENILVDREGRFSKARMPGSSEGRRGQGFPHAMMNSDGDDWRTKRDRLQPSFSRKMTMTAAEVVRVEAERMLSGWALGSVQDLQEHVARLTLRVVTRLLFGESFSPSDVEIVAKLVAAVMDLATTPIILPEWVPTPKVVRIRRSLRQLDEILARVAASPRASDPERAPVLHALMSANPKLSSAELRDEFATLVMAGYETTNDAVVWASYLLAQHPSAAKRVAEEAGAAGVDRMESLRYTHAVLKEAMRLYSPVWITSRDCICDVEYAGYRIPRGTTVTVSQWVTHRDPRFFSDAHRFVPERWLDPSNLPPRGSYFPFGLGPRACIGAAVATTEAVILLAEINRRFRLELVDPSAVRPRPVIALQPVGVRVRVRGREVLGS, from the coding sequence ATGGATACCGTTGAAAAGCTTTCGATTCCGGGGCCCGCGGGACGCCGGGTGCTCGGTAATCTTTTCGATTTTTCATCCGACCCGCTGACATTTCTCACGCACGCCGCGCGAGAACATGGAGATGTCGTCGCCATCGGCTCGCACAACGTGCTGCTCACCCATCCGCGCGACATCGAAAATATCCTCGTCGACCGTGAGGGCCGCTTCTCGAAGGCGAGAATGCCGGGCAGCAGCGAGGGCCGTCGCGGCCAAGGTTTTCCCCACGCCATGATGAACAGCGACGGAGACGACTGGCGCACCAAACGCGACCGTCTGCAGCCCTCCTTTTCTCGCAAAATGACCATGACCGCCGCCGAGGTGGTGCGGGTCGAGGCCGAGCGGATGCTGAGTGGCTGGGCTTTGGGGAGCGTGCAGGATCTGCAGGAGCATGTCGCTCGGCTCACGTTGCGCGTGGTCACGCGGCTTCTGTTCGGCGAGTCGTTCTCGCCTTCCGACGTCGAGATCGTCGCGAAGTTGGTCGCCGCCGTAATGGATTTGGCCACCACGCCCATCATTTTGCCCGAGTGGGTGCCGACGCCGAAGGTCGTGCGCATCCGCCGATCGCTGCGGCAACTCGATGAAATCCTGGCCCGTGTCGCTGCATCGCCACGCGCGAGCGATCCCGAACGTGCTCCCGTGCTTCATGCGCTCATGAGCGCAAACCCAAAGCTATCCAGCGCAGAGCTGCGGGATGAATTCGCCACTTTGGTGATGGCGGGATACGAGACCACCAACGACGCCGTCGTTTGGGCCTCCTATCTGCTCGCGCAGCATCCAAGTGCCGCCAAGCGCGTCGCGGAAGAAGCCGGCGCCGCGGGCGTCGACCGAATGGAATCGCTCCGATACACGCACGCCGTGCTGAAGGAAGCGATGCGATTGTACTCTCCGGTCTGGATCACCAGCCGCGATTGCATTTGCGATGTCGAATACGCGGGATATCGCATCCCTCGAGGGACCACGGTCACGGTGAGCCAATGGGTCACCCATCGCGATCCGCGATTCTTTTCCGATGCCCATCGATTCGTGCCCGAAAGGTGGCTCGATCCGTCGAATTTGCCGCCTCGTGGTTCGTATTTCCCATTTGGGCTCGGTCCACGCGCCTGCATTGGCGCCGCCGTTGCGACCACCGAAGCGGTGATCCTCCTTGCGGAGATCAACCGCCGCTTTCGACTCGAACTCGTCGATCCGTCCGCGGTTCGCCCGCGCCCGGTGATTGCCCTGCAGCCGGTGGGGGTTCGCGTGCGGGTGCGCGGTCGCGAAGTCCTAGGAAGCTAA
- a CDS encoding class I SAM-dependent methyltransferase yields MPKTPWNDDYAAGDLPWDTGQPDPRLVEFIESGAIVPGRALDVGCGTGTDAIWLAERGFDVLGIDLSPLAVDQARSKLGASKLRCRFAALDFLAAAPAEPPFDFVFDRGCFHGFDEAEERSRFARRVAAALTTGGLWLSLIRSTEGPARDKGSPCRSALDVISAIEPELEILELRSIPSQIESARAWFCLSRRRPDPEGPVTRSP; encoded by the coding sequence ATGCCGAAGACGCCGTGGAATGATGACTACGCCGCAGGTGATCTGCCCTGGGATACCGGCCAGCCGGATCCGCGGCTGGTCGAGTTCATCGAGTCCGGTGCCATTGTACCGGGACGCGCGCTCGATGTGGGGTGCGGTACAGGCACCGACGCAATCTGGCTCGCCGAGCGTGGCTTCGACGTGCTCGGCATCGACCTCTCGCCGCTCGCGGTGGACCAGGCGCGTTCGAAATTGGGGGCTTCGAAGCTGCGCTGCCGGTTTGCGGCGTTGGATTTCCTTGCCGCCGCACCGGCGGAACCCCCGTTTGACTTCGTGTTCGACCGCGGCTGTTTCCATGGGTTCGACGAGGCCGAGGAGCGATCTCGATTTGCTCGTCGGGTAGCCGCTGCCCTGACCACAGGCGGGTTGTGGCTCAGTTTGATCCGCAGCACCGAAGGGCCAGCACGCGACAAAGGATCACCGTGCCGCTCGGCGCTCGACGTGATTTCTGCGATCGAGCCCGAGCTCGAAATCCTGGAGCTGCGCTCGATCCCATCGCAGATAGAGTCGGCCAGGGCCTGGTTTTGCCTCTCGCGCCGCCGCCCGGACCCAGAAGGACCGGTCACGCGAAGTCCGTGA